The Corynebacterium qintianiae genome has a window encoding:
- the arc gene encoding proteasome ATPase: MAIEDGAFGPEIRELKRENQAMSSRNKQLAELLKASRDKLNDLYAQLESLEEPANPYGVYLSGSRKGLEAEIFTSGRRMRVKVSPNVAPGSLVPGALVRLGDGTVIVEACGFDTAGQLGTMVERIGTDRAVVADQQGAETLVHLAQPLLATARSGDTLLYDPRVGYAFERVPKTEVNQLSLEEVPDVTYADIGGLATQIETIRDSVELPFAHPELYRAYDLAPPKGLLLYGPPGCGKTLIAKAVANSLSNRIGDGGSAHFINVKGPELLNKFVGETERRIRLIFERARELASDGRPVIVFFDEMESIFRTRGSGVSSDMETTVVPQLLTEIDGVEDIANVIVIGATNREELIDPAILRPGRLDIKIRVSRPNRAEAADIFARHLTESVPHAEPVATLIRAAVAALFEPRPFVRLELVDGSTEVLHYSDFVSGAMIANIADRAKKMAIKDHIAGASTSGVSSDHLHAAVRAEQDENEDLPNTTNPDEWARITGRQGRRVVSAEVLTEE, translated from the coding sequence ATGGCTATAGAGGACGGCGCTTTCGGCCCAGAGATCCGTGAGCTCAAGCGCGAGAACCAGGCGATGAGCTCGCGCAATAAGCAACTCGCCGAGTTACTTAAGGCATCGCGGGACAAGCTCAACGACCTTTACGCGCAGCTCGAATCGCTCGAGGAGCCTGCCAATCCGTACGGTGTCTACCTCTCCGGCTCGCGCAAGGGGTTGGAGGCCGAGATTTTCACCTCGGGCCGGCGGATGCGCGTCAAGGTATCGCCCAACGTCGCGCCTGGCTCGCTCGTGCCCGGCGCGCTGGTGCGTCTCGGCGACGGCACCGTCATCGTCGAGGCCTGCGGCTTCGACACTGCCGGTCAACTGGGCACGATGGTCGAGCGAATTGGTACGGACCGCGCGGTCGTCGCGGACCAGCAGGGTGCGGAAACCCTTGTCCACCTCGCCCAGCCGCTGCTCGCTACCGCGCGCTCCGGTGACACCCTTCTATACGATCCGCGCGTCGGCTACGCCTTCGAGCGCGTGCCCAAGACTGAGGTCAACCAGCTGTCCCTCGAGGAAGTCCCGGACGTGACCTACGCCGACATTGGCGGCCTGGCCACGCAGATCGAGACGATCCGCGACTCCGTCGAGCTGCCTTTCGCCCACCCCGAGCTCTACCGCGCCTACGACCTCGCCCCGCCGAAAGGCCTGCTCTTGTACGGCCCGCCCGGTTGCGGGAAGACGCTCATCGCAAAAGCCGTGGCCAACTCGCTGTCCAACCGAATCGGCGACGGCGGCTCGGCGCATTTCATCAACGTCAAAGGCCCTGAGCTCCTCAACAAGTTCGTCGGTGAGACTGAGCGCCGCATCCGTCTCATTTTCGAGCGCGCCCGCGAGCTCGCCTCGGACGGCCGGCCCGTCATCGTATTCTTCGACGAGATGGAGTCCATCTTCCGCACCCGCGGCTCGGGCGTGTCCTCCGATATGGAGACAACAGTGGTCCCGCAGCTGCTCACCGAGATCGACGGCGTCGAGGACATCGCCAACGTCATCGTCATCGGCGCGACGAACCGCGAGGAACTCATTGATCCCGCCATCCTGCGCCCCGGTCGCCTCGACATCAAGATCCGTGTCTCCCGCCCGAACCGGGCGGAGGCCGCGGACATCTTCGCACGCCACCTCACCGAGTCCGTCCCGCATGCCGAACCCGTAGCCACGCTTATCCGCGCCGCGGTTGCCGCTTTATTCGAGCCCCGCCCGTTCGTGCGCCTCGAGCTTGTCGACGGTTCCACCGAAGTGCTCCACTACTCCGACTTCGTCTCCGGCGCGATGATTGCAAACATCGCTGACCGGGCAAAGAAGATGGCTATCAAGGACCACATCGCGGGGGCGTCGACAAGCGGCGTGAGCTCCGATCACCTGCACGCCGCCGTGCGCGCCGAGCAGGATGAGAACGAAGACCTGCCGAACACCACAAACCCGGACGAGTGGGCCCGCATCACCGGGCGCCAGGGCCGCCGCGTTGTTTCCGCGGAGGTGCTGACCGAGGAGTGA
- a CDS encoding tRNA (adenine-N1)-methyltransferase gives MYSGPFQAGDKVQLTDAKRRHFTVELVAGGQFHTHKGIVAHDDIIGADEGSVVKSSLGSDFLCFRHLLVDHVLSMPRGAAVIYPKDAAQILVEGDIFMGARVLEAGAGSGALSMSLLRAVGPEGKVFSYEIREDHFAFARDNVKDYFGSEPQWWEPRLGDFGAITRDELGGPVDRIILDMVEPWLFIDTVKDLLIPGGVFMTYVATVPQLMNIMETIREAKCFTEPRAWETLLREWKVDGLATRPEHRMNAHTAFLVWTRRLADGVTPPRPQRKARR, from the coding sequence ATGTATTCCGGACCCTTCCAGGCAGGCGACAAAGTCCAGCTCACCGACGCGAAGCGCCGGCACTTTACGGTCGAACTCGTCGCAGGCGGGCAGTTCCACACCCACAAGGGCATTGTCGCGCACGACGACATTATCGGGGCCGACGAGGGCAGCGTGGTCAAGAGCTCGCTCGGGTCTGATTTCCTCTGCTTCCGCCACCTGCTGGTCGACCACGTCCTGTCCATGCCCCGCGGCGCCGCGGTGATTTACCCGAAGGATGCAGCCCAGATTCTGGTCGAGGGCGACATTTTCATGGGCGCGCGCGTGCTTGAGGCGGGCGCGGGCTCCGGCGCGTTGTCCATGTCCTTGTTGCGCGCGGTCGGGCCCGAGGGCAAGGTGTTTTCCTACGAGATCAGGGAGGACCACTTCGCTTTCGCCCGCGATAACGTCAAGGATTACTTTGGGTCCGAGCCGCAGTGGTGGGAGCCGCGCCTCGGTGACTTCGGTGCGATCACTCGCGACGAACTCGGCGGGCCGGTCGACCGCATCATTCTCGACATGGTTGAGCCGTGGCTGTTCATCGACACTGTCAAGGACCTGCTCATCCCGGGCGGCGTGTTCATGACGTACGTGGCCACCGTACCGCAGCTAATGAACATCATGGAGACAATCCGCGAGGCGAAATGCTTCACGGAACCGCGCGCTTGGGAGACGCTGCTGCGCGAGTGGAAAGTCGACGGGCTGGCCACCCGCCCGGAGCACCGGATGAACGCGCACACCGCGTTTCTGGTGTGGACGCGCAGGCTTGCCGACGGCGTCACGCCGCCGCGTCCCCAGCGCAAAGCCCGGCGGTAG
- a CDS encoding M18 family aminopeptidase — translation MQFLSFLNASPSAFHAAANVASELVDAGFAPDSDVTPGGHVMVCGGAVLAWWVPENPNPRVRIIGSHTDSPGLMVKPDPDFLREGFRQVAVEVYGGPILSSWFDRDIRFAGRVICADRSERLVDTGAVARVPNLAIHLCNGGAPEIDRQVHTQPVLGGDTPLSAIVARAAGVDAADVLAHELISTDAQPAAVVGESIMAGRLDNLTSVWASLRALLGARHEARDILVLASFNHEEVGSASATGAGGPLLERVLARLATAVGDPVEFYANSIAVSADAAHSVHPNFPGKHDPTHRPLLNRGPVLKINANQRYASDAVTEAEWVRVCRAANVPVQTFVGHNDVPCGSTIGPISSTRLGIPTVDVGVPLLSMHSAREQAGVRDMEWFVEALTAFMAGH, via the coding sequence ATGCAATTCCTCTCCTTCCTCAATGCCAGCCCCTCCGCCTTCCACGCCGCGGCGAATGTCGCGAGCGAGCTTGTCGACGCCGGATTCGCCCCGGATTCCGATGTCACCCCCGGCGGCCACGTCATGGTCTGCGGGGGAGCGGTGCTGGCCTGGTGGGTGCCGGAGAACCCGAACCCGCGCGTGCGCATCATCGGGTCGCACACCGATTCGCCTGGCCTCATGGTCAAGCCCGACCCTGATTTCCTTCGCGAAGGCTTTCGGCAGGTCGCTGTCGAAGTGTACGGCGGCCCAATTTTGTCGAGCTGGTTCGACCGCGACATTCGCTTCGCCGGCCGCGTGATCTGCGCGGACCGCTCCGAGAGGCTGGTAGACACTGGCGCGGTGGCCCGCGTGCCCAACCTCGCGATTCATCTTTGCAACGGTGGCGCACCGGAGATCGACCGGCAGGTACACACCCAGCCCGTGCTCGGCGGGGATACGCCACTCTCGGCGATCGTGGCACGCGCCGCCGGCGTCGATGCGGCCGATGTGTTGGCGCACGAGCTCATCTCAACCGACGCTCAGCCCGCCGCGGTCGTTGGAGAGTCGATCATGGCCGGGCGCCTAGACAACCTGACGAGCGTGTGGGCGTCACTGCGGGCGCTGTTGGGTGCTCGGCATGAGGCGCGCGACATCCTGGTCCTCGCCTCTTTCAACCACGAGGAGGTCGGCTCCGCCTCTGCCACCGGTGCGGGCGGGCCGCTGTTGGAACGGGTGCTGGCCCGGCTCGCCACAGCCGTGGGAGACCCGGTGGAGTTCTACGCGAACTCGATCGCTGTTTCCGCTGACGCCGCACACTCCGTGCACCCGAACTTTCCGGGCAAGCACGACCCGACCCACCGCCCCCTGCTGAACAGAGGCCCCGTGCTCAAGATCAACGCCAACCAGCGCTACGCGTCCGATGCCGTGACAGAAGCCGAGTGGGTCCGGGTGTGCCGGGCAGCCAACGTTCCCGTGCAGACCTTCGTCGGCCACAACGATGTGCCGTGCGGTTCTACAATCGGGCCGATTTCCTCCACCAGGCTAGGCATTCCGACGGTGGACGTGGGCGTCCCGCTTCTGTCCATGCACTCGGCACGCGAGCAGGCCGGCGTGCGGGATATGGAATGGTTCGTCGAAGCGCTGACGGCGTTCATGGCGGGACACTAA
- a CDS encoding RecB family exonuclease: MTSRPLALSPSRASDYKQCPLLYRLRAIDRLPEPKTEAQVKGTLVHAVLEEMHGWPREQRTYPAAVKRIVPAWEKLVAEDPSVEEPVADRTQLFVDARTLIRGYFHMENPLGFDSTEQEMYVDGVLPNGVPVRGFIDRVDVAPTGEVRVVDYKTGKKPQPRYSGDAQFQMRFYALVYWRFFGTIPAQLRLMYLKVIDSMFLAPSREELEYFERDLGDLWAKIEADGRGGTFRPRTSKLCGWCSFQAICPAFGGTPPVYPGWPGGALIDDSPTHPED; this comes from the coding sequence ATGACATCACGCCCCCTCGCACTCTCCCCATCCCGCGCGTCCGATTACAAGCAGTGCCCGTTGCTCTACCGGCTGCGCGCCATTGACCGCCTCCCGGAGCCAAAAACCGAGGCCCAGGTCAAGGGCACTCTGGTTCACGCTGTGCTGGAAGAGATGCACGGCTGGCCGCGTGAGCAGCGCACCTACCCGGCCGCGGTGAAGCGGATCGTACCTGCGTGGGAGAAACTGGTTGCGGAGGATCCGAGCGTCGAGGAACCTGTCGCGGACCGCACGCAACTGTTCGTCGATGCCCGCACGCTCATCCGCGGTTACTTCCACATGGAAAACCCCCTCGGTTTCGACTCAACCGAGCAGGAGATGTACGTTGACGGCGTTCTGCCCAACGGGGTGCCCGTGCGCGGGTTCATCGACCGCGTCGACGTCGCCCCGACCGGGGAGGTGCGCGTCGTCGACTATAAGACGGGGAAGAAACCCCAACCGCGCTACTCCGGTGACGCGCAGTTCCAAATGCGCTTCTACGCGCTGGTGTACTGGCGTTTCTTCGGCACGATTCCCGCCCAGCTTCGGTTGATGTACCTCAAAGTGATCGACTCGATGTTCCTCGCCCCCTCGCGCGAAGAACTGGAATACTTTGAGCGCGACCTCGGCGACCTATGGGCGAAAATCGAGGCGGACGGCCGCGGCGGCACCTTCCGCCCACGGACCTCCAAGCTATGTGGATGGTGCTCATTCCAAGCCATTTGTCCGGCGTTCGGGGGGACGCCTCCCGTCTACCCTGGTTGGCCGGGCGGCGCGCTTATCGACGACTCCCCCACGCACCCGGAGGACTAA
- a CDS encoding formate--tetrahydrofolate ligase, translating to MNTDVAIAQAHKLEPIADIAARVGVPQDALIPYGRYMAKVDSTALPGLEAKGKVVLVTGVSPTPAGEGKSTVLIGLADALTAQGTKALVALREPSLGPVMGIKGGAAGGGYSQVVPMEDINLHFTGDFHAITSANNTLAALVDNHIHQGNALGIDPRRITWQRCLDVNDRSLRSVVTGLGGPANGVPAQSGFTITAASEIMAILGLATDLADLKERLARITVGLSYDKRPVTAGDLGAQGAMAALLKDAINPNLVQTLGGTPAFIHGGPFANIAHGCNTIIATRTAQKFADVVLTEAGFGSDLGAEKFFDIKARYGSLDIAGAVVVATIRSLKYNGGVSKEETSKENVEALRRGVVNLERHVDNVTKFGVTPVVAVNLFASDTEAERAFLRGWATERGIALAEADVWAQGGAGASELADLVMANLSEATSRPLYDAAAGVEHSIETIAREIYRAGSVQYSVNAQRDLATLKENGFDTLPVCISKTQYSFSDEPSVLGAPEGHTLHVRKLIPRTGAGFILALTGDVMTMPGLPKKPAADGIDIDADGVISGLF from the coding sequence ATGAACACCGATGTCGCCATCGCACAGGCCCACAAGCTCGAACCCATCGCCGACATCGCCGCCCGGGTGGGCGTCCCGCAGGACGCCCTGATCCCGTACGGCAGGTACATGGCCAAGGTTGACTCCACCGCTCTGCCGGGCCTCGAAGCGAAAGGCAAAGTCGTCCTCGTTACCGGTGTTTCTCCGACACCGGCCGGCGAGGGCAAATCCACAGTGCTGATTGGCTTGGCGGACGCGCTCACCGCGCAGGGGACCAAGGCGTTGGTGGCGCTGCGCGAGCCCTCCCTCGGGCCCGTCATGGGCATCAAGGGCGGTGCCGCCGGCGGCGGCTACTCCCAAGTCGTGCCGATGGAGGATATCAACCTCCACTTCACTGGCGACTTCCACGCCATCACATCCGCCAACAACACGCTCGCGGCCCTGGTGGACAACCACATTCATCAGGGCAACGCGCTCGGGATCGACCCCAGGCGCATTACCTGGCAGCGCTGCCTCGATGTCAACGACCGCTCCTTGCGGAGCGTTGTCACGGGGCTCGGCGGGCCCGCCAATGGAGTTCCCGCGCAGAGCGGGTTCACCATCACCGCCGCCTCCGAGATTATGGCGATCCTCGGCCTGGCCACGGACCTCGCCGACTTGAAGGAACGGCTGGCGCGAATCACCGTCGGCCTGTCCTACGACAAGAGGCCGGTCACAGCGGGCGACCTGGGCGCCCAGGGGGCGATGGCCGCCCTGCTGAAAGACGCGATCAACCCCAACCTCGTGCAGACACTCGGCGGGACCCCCGCCTTCATCCACGGCGGCCCCTTCGCCAATATCGCCCACGGTTGCAACACCATCATCGCCACCCGAACCGCGCAGAAGTTCGCCGACGTCGTCCTCACCGAGGCCGGCTTCGGCTCCGATCTCGGGGCAGAGAAGTTCTTCGACATCAAGGCCCGTTACGGCAGCCTGGATATTGCCGGCGCTGTTGTCGTGGCCACCATCCGTTCGTTGAAATACAACGGCGGCGTGTCCAAAGAGGAGACCAGCAAGGAGAATGTCGAGGCACTCAGGCGCGGTGTGGTCAACTTGGAGCGCCATGTGGACAACGTGACTAAGTTCGGCGTCACCCCTGTCGTTGCAGTGAACCTGTTCGCCAGCGACACCGAGGCGGAGCGCGCCTTCCTCCGTGGTTGGGCAACCGAGCGCGGCATCGCGCTGGCGGAGGCGGACGTCTGGGCGCAGGGCGGGGCCGGAGCTTCCGAGCTCGCTGACCTGGTCATGGCGAACCTCAGTGAGGCAACCTCGAGGCCGCTTTACGACGCCGCTGCCGGCGTCGAGCACTCGATAGAGACGATCGCCCGCGAAATCTACCGTGCAGGCAGCGTGCAGTATTCGGTCAACGCGCAGCGGGATTTGGCCACGCTGAAGGAGAACGGCTTCGACACCCTGCCGGTGTGCATCTCGAAGACGCAGTACTCGTTCTCCGACGAGCCGTCGGTGCTTGGAGCTCCTGAGGGCCACACCTTGCACGTGCGTAAGCTCATCCCCCGCACCGGCGCGGGGTTCATCCTCGCGCTGACCGGTGACGTAATGACCATGCCGGGCCTGCCGAAGAAGCCCGCCGCCGACGGCATCGACATCGACGCGGACGGGGTCATCTCGGGGCTGTTCTGA
- a CDS encoding anaerobic C4-dicarboxylate transporter — MLLVIQLIILFGAIILGARMGSIAIGFAGGLGVLLLGLTGMNVTADDIPFDVIGIIMCVIAAISAMQLAGGMDYLVHVAERFLRRNPKRITLYAPIVTWLMTTLAGTGHTAFSTLPVIVEVAKEGDVRPSRPLSVAVIASQMAIVASPISAAVVFMASIMEPLGVGYLQLLAIMIPATFLAIFPTAWVANRLGKELADDPLYQERREAGLVSMPEPQSAYTAPKGARASVWIFIAAIAIVIVYATLISDQVGLIAEPTVPRNEAIMAIMLAAAAVILLVTRNRAAEVLNTQVFRSGMSASVCVLGVAWLGTTFINHYIEDIQAISGNVLQAQPWLLAVVLFFAASLLYSQAATTKALIPAALAIGVSPLTAIAAFPAVSALFVLPTYPTVLAAVEMDDTGSTRIGKYVFDHPFIIPGVICITVSVLLGYGIGALVL; from the coding sequence ATGCTACTAGTCATCCAGCTCATCATCCTTTTCGGCGCCATCATTCTCGGCGCCCGCATGGGCTCCATCGCCATCGGCTTCGCCGGCGGCCTTGGAGTCCTTTTGCTTGGTCTCACCGGCATGAACGTCACCGCCGACGACATCCCGTTCGACGTCATCGGCATCATCATGTGCGTCATTGCCGCGATTTCCGCGATGCAGCTCGCGGGCGGCATGGACTACCTCGTCCACGTCGCTGAGCGATTCCTGCGCCGCAACCCCAAGCGCATCACCCTCTACGCTCCAATTGTGACGTGGCTCATGACCACCCTTGCCGGTACCGGCCACACCGCGTTTTCCACGCTGCCCGTCATTGTGGAGGTAGCTAAGGAGGGTGACGTCCGCCCTTCCCGCCCGCTGTCAGTGGCGGTCATCGCGTCGCAGATGGCCATCGTTGCCTCGCCGATCTCCGCGGCCGTCGTCTTCATGGCGTCGATCATGGAGCCCCTCGGCGTGGGTTATCTCCAGCTCCTCGCGATCATGATCCCCGCGACCTTCCTCGCCATCTTCCCGACGGCCTGGGTTGCGAACCGTCTGGGCAAAGAGCTTGCCGACGACCCCCTGTACCAAGAACGCCGCGAGGCTGGCCTAGTGAGCATGCCGGAGCCGCAGTCGGCCTACACCGCGCCGAAAGGCGCGCGGGCCTCGGTGTGGATCTTCATTGCCGCCATCGCAATCGTGATCGTCTACGCCACCCTCATCTCCGATCAGGTGGGGCTGATTGCCGAACCCACCGTCCCGCGCAATGAGGCCATCATGGCCATCATGCTGGCCGCCGCCGCAGTCATCCTGTTGGTGACTCGGAACCGCGCGGCGGAGGTTCTCAACACCCAGGTGTTCCGCTCCGGCATGTCGGCGTCGGTCTGCGTGCTCGGCGTCGCTTGGCTCGGCACCACCTTCATCAACCACTACATCGAGGACATCCAGGCGATCTCGGGTAACGTGCTGCAAGCCCAGCCGTGGCTGCTGGCGGTCGTGCTCTTCTTCGCGGCTTCGCTGCTGTACTCGCAGGCCGCGACCACGAAGGCCCTCATCCCTGCGGCCCTCGCCATCGGTGTCAGCCCGCTCACGGCCATCGCCGCCTTCCCCGCGGTCTCCGCTCTGTTCGTGCTACCGACCTACCCGACGGTTCTTGCCGCTGTGGAGATGGACGACACCGGTTCGACAAGGATTGGCAAGTACGTCTTCGACCACCCGTTCATCATTCCGGGTGTCATCTGCATCACGGTCTCCGTGCTCCTCGGTTACGGCATCGGAGCGCTTGTACTCTAG
- the aspA gene encoding aspartate ammonia-lyase gives MATRIEEDLLGTLEVPSDVYYGVHTLRAVDNFQISGTKINDIPDFIRGMAQVKKAAAMANRRLHVLPKAKADAIMWACDEIIVGGRCLDQFPIDIYQGGAGTSVNMNVNEVIANLALEHLGEEKGSYDIINPNDDVNMSQSTNDAYPTGFRLGLYYSVQRLLVQLDELQKAFRAKGDEFNDIIKMGRTQLQDAVPMTLGQEFIAFGSNLAEEQRTISTAANALLEINLGATAIGTGINTPSGYRDQAVAALREVTGLDIQASPDLIEATSDTGGYVMMHSAIKRAAMKLSKICNDLRLLSSGPRAGLNEINLPERQAGSSIMPAKVNPVIPEVVNQVCFKVFGNDVTVSMAAEAGQLQLNVMEPVIAQCLFGSVKLLGNAADSLREKCVDGITANREVCEAYVNNSIGIITYLNPLIGHHNGDLVGKEAARTGRGVRELVLEKGLLTEEDLDRALSKENLMHPEFQGKLYLDDEEA, from the coding sequence ATGGCTACTCGCATTGAAGAAGACCTGCTCGGAACGTTGGAAGTGCCCTCGGACGTCTACTACGGCGTCCACACCTTGAGGGCCGTGGACAACTTCCAGATCTCCGGGACCAAAATTAACGACATCCCCGATTTCATCCGCGGCATGGCCCAGGTGAAGAAGGCGGCCGCAATGGCGAACCGCCGTCTCCACGTGCTGCCGAAGGCGAAAGCTGATGCAATCATGTGGGCCTGCGACGAGATCATCGTGGGCGGACGCTGCCTCGATCAATTCCCGATCGACATCTACCAGGGCGGCGCTGGCACCTCGGTGAACATGAATGTCAACGAGGTCATCGCCAACCTCGCCTTGGAGCATCTCGGTGAGGAGAAGGGCTCCTACGACATCATCAACCCCAACGATGACGTCAACATGTCTCAGTCCACCAACGATGCGTACCCCACCGGCTTCCGTCTCGGACTTTACTACTCCGTGCAGCGTTTGCTCGTGCAGCTGGACGAGTTGCAGAAAGCGTTCCGTGCCAAGGGCGATGAGTTCAATGACATCATCAAGATGGGTCGCACCCAGCTGCAGGACGCCGTCCCGATGACACTGGGGCAGGAGTTCATCGCCTTTGGTTCAAACCTGGCGGAGGAGCAGCGCACCATCTCCACCGCCGCAAACGCGTTGCTGGAGATCAACCTCGGTGCCACCGCTATCGGCACCGGCATCAACACCCCCAGTGGGTACCGCGACCAGGCGGTCGCGGCCCTGCGCGAAGTAACGGGTCTGGACATTCAGGCCTCCCCGGACCTCATCGAGGCGACATCGGATACCGGCGGCTACGTCATGATGCATTCCGCCATCAAGCGCGCCGCGATGAAGCTGTCCAAGATCTGCAACGACCTCCGTCTGCTCTCCTCCGGCCCACGTGCCGGCCTCAACGAGATCAACCTCCCGGAGCGCCAGGCCGGCTCCTCGATCATGCCTGCCAAGGTCAACCCGGTCATTCCAGAGGTGGTCAACCAGGTTTGCTTCAAGGTCTTCGGCAACGATGTCACCGTGTCCATGGCCGCAGAAGCCGGCCAGCTGCAGCTCAACGTGATGGAGCCGGTCATTGCGCAGTGTCTGTTCGGTTCCGTGAAGCTGCTGGGCAACGCCGCAGACTCGCTACGCGAGAAGTGCGTCGACGGGATCACCGCGAACCGTGAGGTGTGCGAGGCGTACGTCAACAACTCCATCGGTATCATCACCTACCTCAACCCGCTGATCGGCCACCACAACGGCGATTTGGTGGGCAAGGAAGCCGCCCGCACCGGCCGTGGCGTGCGCGAGCTCGTTTTGGAGAAGGGCCTGCTCACGGAGGAGGATCTCGACAGGGCTTTGAGCAAGGAGAATCTCATGCATCCGGAGTTCCAAGGCAAGCTTTACCTGGACGACGAGGAAGCTTAG
- the hisG gene encoding ATP phosphoribosyltransferase, translated as MIKVAVPNKGSLSEKAVEVLKEAGYKGRGINKSLNVLDEANGVEFYFLRPKDIAIYVAQGHLDLGITGRDLAADSRANVEEVMALGFGSSTFRFAAPAGEPWTIQDLEGKRVATSYPHLVTDYLADRGITPGEVTRLDGAVEISIKLGVADAIADVVSTGATLRQQGLAPFGEPMVTSEAVVIRRRGHEGCPEQDVLLKRIRGILNAQNYLMVDYNISRENLERATSITPGITGPTVSPLSRDGWVAVRAMVPRKKANQTMDELAVVGAEGILATELRIARL; from the coding sequence ATGATCAAAGTCGCAGTACCCAACAAGGGGTCGCTGTCTGAGAAAGCGGTAGAGGTGTTGAAAGAGGCCGGGTACAAGGGCCGCGGCATCAACAAATCGCTGAACGTTCTCGACGAGGCGAATGGAGTCGAGTTCTATTTCCTGCGCCCCAAGGACATCGCCATCTACGTCGCCCAAGGCCACCTCGACCTCGGGATCACCGGCCGGGATCTCGCCGCAGACTCCCGCGCGAATGTCGAAGAGGTGATGGCGTTGGGATTCGGATCTTCGACGTTCCGCTTCGCCGCCCCCGCGGGGGAGCCATGGACAATCCAGGACCTTGAAGGCAAACGCGTCGCCACGTCGTATCCCCACTTAGTCACCGACTACCTCGCCGATCGCGGCATCACCCCGGGTGAGGTGACGCGTCTCGACGGGGCCGTGGAAATTTCGATCAAGCTCGGCGTCGCTGATGCGATCGCCGACGTTGTGTCCACGGGGGCAACGCTGCGGCAACAGGGCCTCGCTCCGTTCGGGGAGCCGATGGTCACCAGCGAGGCCGTGGTCATCCGCCGCCGCGGACATGAGGGTTGCCCCGAGCAGGACGTGCTGCTCAAGCGCATCCGGGGCATCCTTAACGCGCAGAACTACCTCATGGTTGATTACAACATCTCCAGAGAGAATCTCGAGCGCGCAACTTCCATTACACCGGGCATTACCGGCCCCACCGTGTCACCGCTGTCGCGCGACGGTTGGGTCGCGGTCCGCGCTATGGTTCCGCGCAAGAAGGCGAACCAGACCATGGACGAGTTAGCCGTTGTCGGCGCCGAAGGAATCCTCGCCACCGAGCTCAGGATCGCCCGACTCTAA
- a CDS encoding phosphoribosyl-ATP diphosphatase has translation MKNFEELFAELAEKAESKPAGSGTVKALDSGEHYIGKKIIEEAGEVWIAAEYQSDEELAEEMSQLIYWTQVMMLKRGLTPADVYKYL, from the coding sequence GTGAAAAACTTCGAGGAACTTTTTGCCGAGCTCGCCGAGAAAGCCGAGTCCAAGCCCGCCGGCTCCGGGACCGTCAAGGCGCTGGACAGCGGGGAGCATTACATCGGCAAAAAGATCATCGAGGAGGCCGGCGAGGTGTGGATCGCGGCCGAATACCAGTCCGATGAGGAGCTGGCGGAGGAGATGAGCCAGCTCATCTACTGGACCCAGGTGATGATGCTCAAGCGCGGCCTCACGCCCGCCGACGTCTACAAGTACCTCTAG
- a CDS encoding HAD family hydrolase has translation MPKAIFWDMDGTLVDTEPLWGIATYELSENLGRRLTPQLRERTVGGSFANTLGIAATHAGVALAEGDYDHHKAWMYARMADLMSGTLEPNPGVRGLLASLHEAGIPMLVTTNTERVLADACIDAVGRGFFVDSITGDEVERAKPAPDMYVEAARRVGERPSNCLVFEDSWAGMSAAAAAGCAVLGLSETVPEGVVAFDPANFLGATHAHVMQWYADIADLKRESAIE, from the coding sequence CTGCCAAAGGCTATTTTCTGGGACATGGACGGCACCCTCGTCGACACCGAGCCGCTGTGGGGGATTGCCACCTACGAACTCTCGGAGAACCTGGGCAGGCGTCTGACGCCGCAGCTGCGCGAGCGTACCGTCGGCGGCAGCTTCGCCAACACACTCGGTATCGCCGCCACCCACGCGGGTGTGGCGCTCGCCGAGGGGGACTACGACCACCACAAGGCGTGGATGTACGCGCGCATGGCCGATCTCATGTCCGGCACTCTAGAGCCGAATCCCGGTGTCCGCGGCCTGCTCGCCTCCCTGCATGAGGCTGGGATCCCGATGCTCGTCACCACCAACACCGAGCGCGTGCTTGCCGACGCCTGCATCGACGCCGTCGGACGGGGGTTCTTTGTTGACTCGATCACCGGCGACGAAGTCGAACGCGCAAAACCGGCGCCCGACATGTACGTCGAGGCGGCTCGCAGGGTGGGGGAAAGACCGTCGAATTGCCTCGTGTTCGAGGACTCATGGGCGGGAATGAGCGCCGCCGCGGCGGCTGGGTGCGCAGTCCTCGGTCTCTCGGAGACAGTGCCCGAGGGCGTTGTCGCGTTCGACCCGGCTAACTTCCTCGGCGCCACCCATGCGCATGTTATGCAGTGGTACGCGGATATTGCGGACCTAAAGCGGGAGAGTGCGATAGAGTAA